CTCAGAAGAACGCGTCACCGAAACTAAACCAGTTAAAATTTGAGCCTGAAATAGACAAGCTGGGCAAAATAGCTGATGTACTTAAAAAAGGACAGCAGCTGTTGGTGCAGATTGTAAAAGAACCTATTTCTACAAAAGGGCCACGCTTATCCTGTGAGTTATCTCTTGCAGGGCGATACCTGGTACTCGTACCGTTTTCGAACACGGTAAGTGTATCTAAAAAGATCGTTAGCAAAGATGAACGCACCCGTTTAAAACGTCTGATCACTTCGATCAAGCCAGAGAACTTTGGTGTGATTATCCGTACAGTGGCCGAGGGGCGTGATGTGGCAGAGCTCGACAGGGACCTGCGCAACATGCTTACTAACTGGGAAGAAGGTTTTAAAACGCTGAAAACGGCGAAACCTTGTGATAAAGTAATAGGTGAACTTGGTCGTTCTTCTTCCATTTTGAGGGATTTGCTAAACGAAAGTTTTGACAGCATAGTTGTGGACGATGTCCAGCTCTATGACGAGATCAGAACATACATCGGGAGTATTGCACCAGATAAGATGAAAATCTTAAAGCAGTACACCGGCAAAACCAAAACCTTTGAACACTACCACATCGAGAAACAGCTGAAGGCTGCTTTTGGCAAAACGGTAACTATACCAGGTGGCGGATACCTGGTAATTGAACATACCGAAGCGCTGCACGTGATTGATGTAAACAGTGGGAATAAATCTAATACCGAAGCCGATCAGGAGGCCACGGCTCTGAACGTGAATATGATGGCAGCCCGCGAAGTGGCACGCCAGTTACGTCTCCGGGATATAGGTGGTATTATTGTTATTGACTTCATTGATATGAAGTCGCCGGAAAACCGCCAGAAAGTATACGAGGTTGTAAAAGAAGAACTAAAGAATGACCGGTCAAAGTCGACAGTTCTGCCAATCTCAAAGTTCGGCCTGATGCAGATAACGCGTCAGCGTGTGAGGCCGGAGCAAAACATTATAACCGGAGAAGTTTGCCCTACGTGCGGCGGTACCGGAAAAATAACAGCCAGTATACTGGTTACTGACGAAATTGAAGCAGCTGTAGACGACCTGCTAGTAAGCCACAACCAGAAGAACCTTACCATTTATGTACACCCGTTTGTATATGATTATTATACTAAGGGTATCGTATCGAAGCAAATGAAATGGTTCTTTAAGTACTTCAGGTGGGTGAGCTTGGTTAAAGATACTTCGTTAGGCATCACTGATTTTAAAGTGATGGATGACCGCGGCGAAGAAATTGAATTACGCACCAGTTTCGCAGAGGAATCTGAGCTGCTAGAAAAAGAAGATTAAACTATAAAATAAAAGAGCCGCCCTTAACAGTTTGGGGCGGCTCTTTTATTTTAGCTCTTTATTCTACTTTAGAATTTCACGCCGAAGTCAATCGAAACGCCTGAGTTCTTAAGTGAGATGTTATCATCACCAAGCCTGTCTTCATAATAGCCGTTATCTATATTAGACAGACCCCGGTGATAGGTAAGACCGGCAAACAATTTGGTGCTTTCGCCAAACTGAAACTCTGTACCGCCACCCAGCAATACATCAGCTTCAAAAACATTGAAACGCTTGGCAGTCTTTTCACCGTCTATAATTTTTTTATCGTTTACCTTGCCAGCTACTTTTGTGTTAAGAGAACCACCCACCTGGAAGTATAAAATAGTAGATGGTGCAATCTCGTTGGTAAATAGCTTTAGCGTTACAGGAAGCTCCAGGTATTGAATGGCAATATCGTCTTTGCCTGACAGTACAGTAGTTGAGCCATCGGTGTTTTCACGGGTATAGTTATAAGTAATCTCGCCACCTTTGCTTCTATATAATAAGCCCGTACTGAATGCGTAATTCTGGGCAAAGAAGTAGTCTGCTATCACGCCTACACCGAGGCGCAGGTTACTGTTTTCATTATCAAAATTATACTTGTCGTCGGCTATAAAACGATTACTTGATATGGTAGGTGAAATCATCAAACCTATCTCGACCTGGGCAAAAGCACCGTAGCCGAAGCATAAGAAAAGGAGTAAGAGTGTAAGTTTCTTCATTTGAATAAGTGTTTGTAATATTCGTGTTACCTTAGTACGTAGGAACCTGCTATTTTTGTACAAAAATAAACAGTAATGTCATATAGATTATTATATATAGCGATTGTTCTTTTTCTGGCCAGCTGCCAGAAGAAAGGCTGCGAACTGCCGGATGATATTGAAGATATACCTGTAGATGTAAAGATAGATCGTCTGGAGAAGGATTTCTTCGCTATTGATAATGAAAAACAGGTAAGAAGTTTCCTGCAGGAAGAACCGCTTTTTGCAAACAAATTTCTGCAGCAAAACCAGTACCCACACGATTCTATACTTGTAAACTCACTTTTAGGGCTTGCTACAAACCCGTCGCTGGACTCCCTGGCGCAGCAGGCTGTTAAAAAGTTTGGGGATATGACCGAAGAGGAGAAGCAACTGGAAACTGCTTTCAAGGTTATCAAATATCATTACCCTGATTTTAAGGAACCCGAAGTAAAAACGTTTGTGTCCGGCCTAAGCCAGGACTTGATGGTGTCGGATAGCCTGATCGTTTTTGGTATTGATTACTTTATAGGCAAGGATGCTATGTATCGTCCGGATACATACGATTATATCCTGAAGCGATACGAGCGACCTAACATGGTGCCGGCAGCTATACTTCTGCTTTCCAA
Above is a genomic segment from Pontibacter deserti containing:
- a CDS encoding Rne/Rng family ribonuclease; amino-acid sequence: MSNELIINSTQDGERIALLQDKRLVEYHYEKKDTNYIVGDIFLGTVKKVMPGLNAAFIDIGYQKDAFLHYHDLGANIKTLNKYVKVAQTQKNASPKLNQLKFEPEIDKLGKIADVLKKGQQLLVQIVKEPISTKGPRLSCELSLAGRYLVLVPFSNTVSVSKKIVSKDERTRLKRLITSIKPENFGVIIRTVAEGRDVAELDRDLRNMLTNWEEGFKTLKTAKPCDKVIGELGRSSSILRDLLNESFDSIVVDDVQLYDEIRTYIGSIAPDKMKILKQYTGKTKTFEHYHIEKQLKAAFGKTVTIPGGGYLVIEHTEALHVIDVNSGNKSNTEADQEATALNVNMMAAREVARQLRLRDIGGIIVIDFIDMKSPENRQKVYEVVKEELKNDRSKSTVLPISKFGLMQITRQRVRPEQNIITGEVCPTCGGTGKITASILVTDEIEAAVDDLLVSHNQKNLTIYVHPFVYDYYTKGIVSKQMKWFFKYFRWVSLVKDTSLGITDFKVMDDRGEEIELRTSFAEESELLEKED
- a CDS encoding porin family protein, with the translated sequence MKKLTLLLLFLCFGYGAFAQVEIGLMISPTISSNRFIADDKYNFDNENSNLRLGVGVIADYFFAQNYAFSTGLLYRSKGGEITYNYTRENTDGSTTVLSGKDDIAIQYLELPVTLKLFTNEIAPSTILYFQVGGSLNTKVAGKVNDKKIIDGEKTAKRFNVFEADVLLGGGTEFQFGESTKLFAGLTYHRGLSNIDNGYYEDRLGDDNISLKNSGVSIDFGVKF
- the gldB gene encoding gliding motility lipoprotein GldB, with protein sequence MSYRLLYIAIVLFLASCQKKGCELPDDIEDIPVDVKIDRLEKDFFAIDNEKQVRSFLQEEPLFANKFLQQNQYPHDSILVNSLLGLATNPSLDSLAQQAVKKFGDMTEEEKQLETAFKVIKYHYPDFKEPEVKTFVSGLSQDLMVSDSLIVFGIDYFIGKDAMYRPDTYDYILKRYERPNMVPAAILLLSNRFNKTDFLDRSMLSEMINAGKAYYFVQTAMPCTPDSTIIGYSGQQIADVHHNEGKIWAHFIEKSLLYEKNPFQVQKYMGERPSTPEIDATAPGRLGAWVGWQIVRKYMERNPEVSLPELMADKDFKKIFNESKYKPEKR